In one Persephonella hydrogeniphila genomic region, the following are encoded:
- a CDS encoding 3TM-type holin, whose amino-acid sequence MFNLLPIIGTVVDKVANIIDQTVEDKDLAARIKSQIQLTILTKEYENIKKELEAKRDIVVAEATGHSWLQRNWRPITMLVFVYIIAHNFIIAPLFNLKYLPIPPDMWELLKLGMGGYIIGRTVEKSGPTIVEKIAQVFKKGE is encoded by the coding sequence ATGTTTAACCTCTTACCAATTATAGGTACCGTTGTGGATAAAGTAGCAAACATTATAGACCAAACAGTAGAAGATAAAGACTTGGCTGCACGAATAAAATCGCAAATACAACTAACAATACTTACAAAAGAATATGAAAATATAAAAAAAGAATTAGAAGCTAAACGAGATATTGTCGTTGCAGAAGCCACAGGGCACAGCTGGCTCCAAAGAAACTGGAGACCAATTACAATGTTAGTTTTTGTTTACATCATAGCACATAATTTCATCATTGCTCCTTTATTCAACCTGAAATATCTTCCTATTCCTCCAGACATGTGGGAATTATTAAAGCTTGGGATGGGAGGATATATCATTGGAAGAACAGTGGAGAAATCAGGACCCACAATCGTTGAAAAAATTGCTCAAGTATTCAAAAAAGGAGAATAA